A genomic window from Methanobrevibacter ruminantium includes:
- a CDS encoding methanogenesis marker 15 protein, with product MVQIALVSCGTEYSGIQKEIEKAALKFGAEIILPEIDLDYINEAYEKFGFSAQSSSLKLMIARAMSIVEGKCKPDAVFIATCFRCAEGALVRNEVRRFIQNNTRIPVVTYSFTERTKADELFIRMEALATTVTRRSILAREKQEGLTLGLDSGSTTTKAVLMENNKVIGTGWTSTKDIIASAQTAAAEAFEGTGYKWEDVEGIGTTGYGRFTMGQEFGAELIQEELSVNAKGAVYLADCQKGEATVLDIGGMDNKVITVNNGIPDNFTMGGICAGASGRFLDMTSRRLDVDITELGPLAVQGDWRKAMLNSYCIVFGIQDLVTTLAAGGSKADVAAAACHSVSEQVYEQQLQEIDIREPLIQVGGTSLISGLVEAVSETLGGIEVIVPEYSQHIGAVGAALLVSGMGNRHE from the coding sequence ATGGTGCAGATTGCATTGGTTTCCTGTGGTACTGAATACAGTGGTATCCAAAAGGAAATTGAAAAGGCAGCTTTAAAATTTGGAGCAGAAATTATTCTTCCTGAAATTGATTTGGATTACATTAATGAAGCTTATGAGAAATTCGGTTTCTCTGCTCAAAGTTCAAGCTTAAAGCTTATGATTGCAAGGGCAATGTCCATTGTAGAAGGTAAATGCAAGCCTGATGCAGTATTCATTGCAACTTGTTTCAGATGTGCAGAAGGTGCATTGGTCAGAAATGAAGTTAGACGTTTCATTCAAAACAATACCCGCATTCCAGTAGTAACTTATTCCTTTACTGAAAGGACTAAAGCGGATGAGCTCTTTATCCGTATGGAAGCATTGGCTACCACTGTTACACGTAGAAGCATTCTTGCTCGTGAAAAGCAAGAAGGCCTTACCCTTGGGCTTGACTCTGGTTCAACAACTACAAAAGCAGTTCTTATGGAAAACAACAAGGTTATTGGTACAGGTTGGACTTCCACAAAAGATATCATTGCGTCTGCTCAAACTGCAGCTGCAGAAGCATTTGAAGGAACTGGCTACAAATGGGAAGATGTTGAGGGTATAGGAACTACCGGTTACGGTAGATTCACTATGGGTCAGGAATTTGGAGCTGAACTTATCCAAGAGGAATTGTCTGTAAACGCAAAAGGTGCAGTATACTTGGCTGATTGCCAAAAAGGTGAAGCTACAGTACTTGATATCGGTGGTATGGATAACAAGGTAATTACCGTAAACAATGGTATTCCGGACAACTTCACTATGGGTGGTATCTGTGCAGGTGCATCCGGAAGATTCTTGGACATGACTTCAAGGAGGTTAGATGTAGATATTACAGAACTTGGACCTCTTGCTGTACAAGGTGATTGGAGAAAAGCTATGCTTAACTCCTATTGTATTGTATTCGGTATTCAAGACTTGGTTACCACTCTTGCTGCCGGGGGATCTAAAGCAGACGTAGCAGCTGCTGCATGTCACTCCGTATCTGAACAGGTTTATGAACAGCAATTGCAGGAAATTGACATTCGTGAACCTTTAATCCAAGTAGGAGGAACCAGTTTGATTTCAGGACTTGTTGAGGCGGTAAGTGAAACTTTAGGTGGAATTGAAGTTATCGTACCTGAATACTCACAGCATATTGGCGCAGTAGGTGCAGCATTGCTTGTATCTGGTATGGGAAATAGACATGAATAG
- a CDS encoding methanogenesis marker 6 protein yields the protein MPANLCITPDLGKEDMDPEVSTRMIILSSKANVSESEVVNFLHMLNLPITIKWTCYGAMISGKDEYVREAIRELRKLDPYGIFTKERGFAPGDPRRCRGHRYGPREGFHQMEKEFRILDYVGEALKNPKEVVIEKKEPVSVDYFKEILEEEENKREDDKQ from the coding sequence ATGCCTGCAAATTTATGTATAACTCCAGATTTAGGTAAAGAGGATATGGATCCAGAAGTTTCAACAAGGATGATCATTTTAAGTTCAAAGGCAAATGTAAGTGAAAGTGAAGTAGTGAACTTCCTTCATATGTTGAATTTGCCTATTACAATCAAATGGACTTGTTATGGGGCTATGATTAGTGGAAAGGATGAATATGTGAGAGAAGCTATTCGTGAGCTCCGTAAATTAGACCCTTATGGAATTTTTACAAAGGAAAGAGGTTTTGCTCCTGGTGACCCAAGAAGATGTAGAGGTCACAGATACGGACCAAGAGAAGGTTTCCACCAAATGGAAAAGGAATTCAGAATTCTTGATTATGTGGGAGAAGCTTTAAAGAATCCTAAGGAAGTTGTAATTGAGAAAAAGGAACCTGTTTCTGTTGATTACTTCAAAGAGATTTTAGAAGAAGAAGAAAATAAAAGAGAGGATGATAAACAATAA
- the mmp3 gene encoding methyl-coenzyme M reductase-associated protein Mmp3, which yields MLIKINGEDADIPEGSTIKDAIEISNAPYKKGSIVCLIKGESEIQSNILKYKIKTPKGSILIELEVSEKSQPLTDFFKENYSQFISNNVRWETSNEVAIGPVSSNFEPSHDEFAYFDNEVLISLSGFSADATHIIFVKDDHKNVYGVPKYSDRGVFARVIGGRKTLFSLTGDDEILAIEPVIERSTVRESTGGSNLDEVLEEGNQLFTYVLFEPNFNSPKSVEHLFSLIRNDKIEVSFESNSFVGFYELTGLTKEKEEITERKRGTVTLRNDGFGKGRVYIYREDRVRAETHTNLATVKQGMELFDIAKEGDFITVRSSPDRIMLMMMTQKEAEEKLESLGIKHIKTGNEDDNAIVVTQEPESTVGILEAGEVTTLGIASDELLKVKLTDKAPRTRWYLEKITGLAEKPVGTLKVYFAVPDMNMFMFNGDNNESKGLIPENNPTDIMKAGEIGVTNMSKKNVGLVGIRTIDTTDFGPTGEPFSATNVVGEVVGNIEGLNKLKDGSTLYIHEVYEDEE from the coding sequence ATGTTAATTAAAATTAATGGAGAAGATGCGGATATTCCTGAAGGTTCTACCATTAAGGATGCAATTGAAATTTCAAATGCTCCTTACAAGAAAGGAAGTATCGTTTGTCTTATCAAGGGAGAAAGCGAAATACAAAGCAACATTCTCAAGTATAAGATCAAAACACCTAAGGGAAGTATTCTCATTGAATTGGAAGTTTCTGAAAAATCACAACCTTTAACTGATTTCTTCAAGGAAAACTATTCTCAGTTTATCTCTAATAATGTTCGTTGGGAAACATCTAATGAAGTGGCTATAGGTCCTGTAAGCTCTAATTTCGAACCTTCACATGATGAATTTGCATATTTCGATAATGAGGTATTGATTAGCTTATCTGGATTCTCTGCTGATGCCACTCACATAATCTTTGTCAAGGATGACCACAAGAACGTTTACGGTGTTCCAAAATACAGTGACCGTGGAGTCTTTGCAAGGGTTATAGGTGGAAGAAAAACATTATTCTCGCTTACTGGTGATGATGAAATCCTAGCTATTGAACCTGTAATTGAGCGAAGTACCGTTAGAGAGAGTACTGGAGGTTCCAATTTGGACGAGGTTTTAGAGGAAGGAAATCAATTGTTCACCTATGTTCTTTTTGAACCTAACTTCAATTCCCCTAAATCTGTTGAACACTTGTTCTCACTTATTAGGAACGACAAGATTGAAGTTAGCTTCGAATCCAACTCATTTGTAGGTTTCTATGAGCTCACAGGTTTAACCAAAGAGAAGGAAGAAATCACTGAACGTAAAAGGGGAACAGTTACCTTGAGAAATGATGGATTCGGTAAAGGTAGGGTTTACATTTATAGAGAAGACAGAGTAAGGGCTGAAACCCACACCAATTTGGCTACCGTCAAGCAAGGTATGGAATTGTTTGACATAGCAAAAGAGGGAGATTTCATTACTGTAAGGAGCAGTCCTGATAGAATCATGCTTATGATGATGACTCAAAAAGAGGCAGAAGAAAAACTTGAGTCATTAGGTATCAAGCATATCAAAACAGGTAATGAGGATGATAATGCAATTGTCGTGACTCAGGAACCTGAAAGCACTGTTGGCATCCTTGAAGCTGGTGAAGTGACTACCTTGGGTATTGCAAGTGATGAACTCTTAAAAGTCAAGTTAACCGATAAGGCTCCAAGAACCAGATGGTATCTTGAGAAAATAACTGGTCTTGCAGAAAAGCCTGTTGGAACATTAAAGGTTTACTTTGCTGTTCCTGACATGAACATGTTCATGTTCAATGGTGACAATAATGAATCCAAGGGACTTATTCCTGAAAACAATCCAACTGACATTATGAAAGCTGGAGAGATAGGTGTAACCAACATGTCCAAGAAGAATGTGGGACTTGTTGGTATAAGGACCATTGACACCACTGATTTCGGACCTACTGGTGAACCGTTCTCAGCTACAAACGTTGTTGGTGAAGTTGTTGGAAACATTGAAGGCTTGAACAAGCTTAAAGATGGAAGCACTCTTTATATTCATGAAGTATACGAGGATGAGGAATAG
- a CDS encoding methanogenesis marker 5 protein, whose product MVKVAIYPPNSLVLADLIERKGHTPLALQKQIRQKIKDPEIDSPPMNITEEDPINGLKYAAIEVPSGVRGRMSIIGPLIDAAEAAIIVDGAPFGFGCVGCARTNELSIFCLRKKDIPVLEVVYPDDEDGTRLMVNQIMEFLDSLPGGGGDLEGDSDVLGEPIGNKGGK is encoded by the coding sequence ATGGTAAAAGTAGCTATTTATCCACCAAATTCATTGGTTCTAGCTGACTTGATTGAGAGAAAAGGTCACACTCCTTTAGCTCTTCAAAAACAAATTAGACAAAAGATTAAGGATCCGGAGATTGATTCTCCTCCAATGAATATTACAGAAGAAGATCCAATTAACGGATTGAAGTATGCAGCTATTGAAGTGCCTTCAGGAGTTCGTGGAAGAATGTCCATTATTGGACCTCTTATAGATGCAGCAGAAGCAGCAATCATTGTTGATGGAGCTCCATTTGGTTTTGGTTGTGTAGGATGTGCAAGAACAAATGAATTATCAATTTTCTGTTTACGTAAAAAAGACATACCTGTCTTGGAAGTGGTTTACCCTGATGATGAGGATGGAACAAGGCTTATGGTAAATCAAATCATGGAATTCCTTGATTCCTTGCCTGGTGGCGGAGGAGACCTTGAAGGAGACAGTGATGTTTTAGGCGAACCTATTGGAAATAAAGGAGGAAAATAA
- a CDS encoding amino acid ABC transporter ATP-binding protein: protein MSLLEVKNLKKSFGDNVVLKDISFNVEKGEVLSIIGPSGSGKSTLLRCITDLETEDSGEINFDGTFGLVFQNFNLFPHHSVMKNIANAPIRVQKRDKDEVYAHAKDLLKKMGLEDKEDAYPSELSGGQQQRVSIARALCMDPDILFFDEPTSALDPELTGEILQVIKDLAAEHMTMVIVTHEMNFARNVSDTIIFMDGGVIVEQGAPEEVFSSDNQRMKDFLGKFYE, encoded by the coding sequence ATGAGTTTATTGGAAGTTAAAAATCTAAAGAAAAGTTTCGGTGACAATGTAGTTTTAAAGGATATCTCTTTCAATGTTGAAAAGGGAGAAGTATTATCCATTATTGGTCCTTCTGGATCAGGTAAATCCACATTGCTTAGATGCATTACTGATTTGGAGACTGAGGATAGTGGGGAAATCAATTTTGATGGAACATTCGGTTTAGTGTTCCAGAACTTCAACTTGTTCCCTCATCATTCTGTAATGAAGAATATTGCAAATGCTCCTATAAGGGTTCAAAAAAGAGACAAGGATGAGGTTTATGCTCATGCAAAAGACTTGCTAAAAAAGATGGGTCTTGAAGATAAGGAAGATGCTTATCCTTCTGAACTCTCTGGTGGACAGCAGCAAAGGGTATCCATTGCAAGAGCACTTTGTATGGATCCGGATATTCTCTTCTTTGATGAGCCTACTTCTGCACTTGACCCAGAGCTTACAGGTGAGATCTTGCAGGTAATCAAGGATTTGGCTGCAGAGCATATGACAATGGTAATTGTAACTCACGAGATGAACTTTGCTCGTAATGTGTCTGATACCATCATTTTCATGGATGGTGGAGTCATTGTAGAGCAAGGAGCACCTGAAGAAGTATTCTCATCAGACAACCAAAGAATGAAAGATTTCTTAGGTAAATTCTATGAATAG